A genomic stretch from Podospora pseudoanserina strain CBS 124.78 chromosome 3, whole genome shotgun sequence includes:
- the SMY2 gene encoding kinesin-like protein (EggNog:ENOG503NUVE; COG:S): protein MPTGLSSSFASAAAGQTRDSRGNGRVDAGRTGGSGEWPRSNGTRTFRRPSTTPFNQNLSSNPADLMQSSVSDTPSSYPNSQPGFGEGAAKYTREELLDIFNSIEPAKMDVSSLLEPNWNPGHLNGSQPSARPWGKSGDSGHAPQDPSVCWDADGSVKPIGLEDMTEEERLMFSTDVNSTMKPPQPKQPQEGSTPQGGGINGRKTSVSASNYPLASPSTSRPVTRRRETADTNPFPSASVASPTASRFSRDEWFPRRNTAEVKEMTDEPEEDHNLREAPAKNQPFALRANTGGPTGFGSASSLWGPGTPTSSSGIGGGAFGNFAIPTPTTAEKRFPSSGGSRLAHLIPKDSTESAAPKASDAASWRPRQRTDTDPFTNRDDGASGSAALGGAQDNSPPLASAQPLRGNSVFDTPVKGSAGDFGMANLRLGDRVDGHGPNSPSDTNPFRSPTAVDGREEQQDDHHDRQHHDILRNNQPGPAPDNHSGYSTLPRSFGATGPFDGSDRSQTSSVGAKGFPAVNHLGGWPSAPSVGTPDRDRSFNPFGPGIFGPITDLPSPGLGGLNSVFGVPTTSRLARGKLESLFPTAMQAPIHPHDQDGLADSIPDLRQANPLGAIGRGAIGLPREATSPVRGNRAAFEDMYSTPDQTRSPFSAPDQDQQGLTSTAPGQSFPTTGGPSFVSGQAGGDPGSVRTMVMPDRMRWVYLDPQQVVQGPFSGLEMNDWYKANFFTPDLRVKRLEDRDFEPLGQLIRRIGNSREPFLVPQMGIPHGPAPPAGGYGPGVSDPVPPLQNAFPSFGRTLTAAQQNDLERRKQEEQMYHARARELAQFSRHPLQTSVPSTLQHHSSIHSLQSQPSFGSMTSPITMPPQPPIGPMVPGAPFFDSGAGIASGPAQPPIGPSADLFPADLNLSERQMLANMQATGSLPAVFPSQSGGANAADGGLQSQLPHVDQLQQDSEGFKDRLLQFQDLRSERDAEEAAATATAQARKVIDEVVKQEEPAPADSAPAPISAPVPAPAAPETLVAAPEPAVARKAAAPAQSELSLTEKVRKTQADNAKSAQKPSASGLPMPFPPPQNAPLPAPTAQRPASNLPSQYGDRSASGTPDTSSEGAPLAPPPTAPWAPQPGAEAHKGPSLKEIQEAEAKKAAKKEEAAAAARRAALEQETAALLAREKAAAAASIGLPATSTWGTGSPVSAASGSPWKQPTVVKTPVSASTPSKKTLADIQREEELRKQKAKEADRQASAAAGAALGKRYADLASKTSSPAGIAPAGPATQAMTGGGWSTVGAGGKVKVPTGPAAQNRSASTTGIKPSATPVAPKATPKPAQTSLKDARNLALDEFKNWVRRELTRGAIKEADGLTNTLLEMPLDQPDIISDVVYSCEYTLNGKDFAMEFVRRKKLADKGIIEKDSTVASMPSDAKMVSNNGWSEVAKKGSSSAQATKEEAAVPGFRVVPSKKKGKK, encoded by the exons ATGCCTACAGGCCTGTCTTCCAGCTTCgcctctgccgccgccggccaaACCCGAGATTCCAGAGGAAACGGACGAGTCGACGCGGGACGTACTGGCGGGAGCGGTGAATG GCCGCGCTCGAATGGGACTAGGACTTTCCGCCGaccctccaccactcccttCAACCAAAACCTCTCGTCCAACCCCGCCGATCTCATGCAGTCTTCCGTTTCCGACACGCCTTCTTCGTATCCAAACAGCCAGCCAggctttggggagggggccgcGAAATACACCAGGGAGGAGCTGCTCGACATCTTCAATAGTATTGAACCCGCCAAGATGGATGTCTCCAGTCTTTTGGAGCCGAATTGGAACCCGGGCCATTTGAACGGTAGCCAACCCTCTGCTCGTCCATGGGGCAAAAGTGGCGACTCGGGCCATGCCCCACAGGATCCCAGCGTGTGTTGGGACGCAGATGGCAGTGTCAAGCCCATCGGTTTAGAGGACatgaccgaggaggagcgcctCATGTTTTCGACTGATGTGAACTCGACCATGAAGCCACCTCAGCCGAAACAGCCCCAAGAGGGGAGCACCCCTCAAGGCGGGGGCATCAACGGTCGCAAGACGTCTGTGAGCGCCTCGAATTACCCTCTCGCCTCCCCGTCGACCTCCCGCCCTGTGACCAGGCGTAGGGAGACGGCTGACACAAACCCGTTTCCATCTGCGTCTGTGGCCTCGCCGACAGCCTCTCGCTTCTCCCGGGATGAGTGGTTTCCCCGCCGCAACACGGCCGAGGTCAAAGAGATGACGGATGAGCCAGAAGAGGACCACAATTTACGCGAGGCTCCGGCCAAGAATCAACCTTTTGCACTGCGTGCCAACACAGGCGGTCCGACTGGCTTTGGCAGTGCTAGTTCTCTCTGGGGCCCAGGCACGCCCACCTCGAGTTCTGGAATCGGTGGTGGGGCATTTGGCAACTTTGCCATTCCCACGCCCACCACTGCCGAGAAGCGCTTCCCATCTTCGGGCGGGAGTCGACTTGCGCACCTGATCCCGAAGGACTCGACTGAGAGCGCAGCGCCCAAAGCAAGTGATGCCGCCAGCTGGCGTCCTCGCCAGCGGACTGATACAGACCCGTTTACGAACCGGGACGATGGTGCATCTGGCAGTGCAGCTTTGGGCGGGGCTCAGGACAACAGTCCGCCTCTGGCCTCGGCCCAGCCGCTGCGCGGCAACAGTGTTTTCGACACCCCTGTGAAGGGAAGCGCCGGCGACTTTGGCATGGCTAATCTGCGTCTTGGTGACCGTGTGGATGGACATGGCCCAAACAGTCCCTCGGACACGAACCCTTTCCGCAGCCCCACTGCGGTGGACGGCCGCGAGGAGCAGCAAGACGACCATCACGACCGTCAACACCACGATATTCTCCGCAACAACCAGCCCGGCCCAGCCCCTGACAACCATTCTGGCTACAGCACGCTTCCTCGTTCTTTCGGGGCTACTGGCCCCTTTGACGGCAGCGATCGGAGCCAGACCTCTAGTGTCGGTGCCAAGGGCTTCCCCGCTGTGAACCATCTGGGCGGTTGGCCTTCTGCACCCTCTGTTGGCACTCCCGATCGTGATCGATCTTTCAACCCGTTCGGACCTGGCATTTTCGGGCCCATTACCGATCTCCCGTCCCCTGGCCTGGGCGGTCTCAACAGCGTCTTCGGCGTGCCCACTACCTCGAGACTTGCCCGTGGAAAGCTCGAGTCTCTTTTCCCGACAGCCATGCAGGCTCCAATCCACCCTCACGACCAAGACGGGCTCGCTGATTCTATCCCTGATCTTCGTCAAGCCAATCCTCTGGGTGCTATTGGCCGTGGTGCCATTGGTTTGCCCCGTGAAGCCACTAGTCCTGTCCGGGGCAACCGGGCTGCCTTTGAGGATATGTATTCGACTCCTGACCAGACCCGTTCTCCTTTCTCCGCCCCCGATCAAGACCAGCAGGGTCTCACGAGCACCGCCCCGGGCCAGTCATTCCCCACTACCGGCGGTCCTTCCTTCGTCTCTGGCCAGGCTGGAGGAGATCCGGGCTCGGTCAGAACCATGGTCATGCCGGACAGGATGCGCTGGGTTTATCTCGATCCCCAGCAAGTAGTTCAAGGGCCCTTCAGCGGTCTCGAGATGAATGACTGGTACAAGGCGAACTTCTTCACGCCTGACCTTCGGGTCAAACGGCTGGAGGATCGTGACTTTGAGCCTCTTGGTCAGCTTATCCGGCGCATCGGAAACTCCCGGGAGCCTTTCCTCGTGCCGCAAATGGGTATCCCTCATGGCCCTGCTCCTCCCGCTGGGGGCTACGGTCCTGGAGTGTCTGATCCTGTCCCGCCTCTTCAGAAcgccttcccttccttcggCCGCACCCTTACCGCTGCTCAGCAGAATGACCTTGAACGCCGTAAGCAGGAGGAACAAATGTATCATGCCAGAGCGCGAGAGCTGGCTCAGTTTTcccgccatcccctccaaacctctGTGCCCAGCACGCTCCAGCACCACTCCAGCATCCACAGCCTGCAGAGTCAGCCCAGCTTTGGCAGCATGACGtctcccatcaccatgcctcctcagcctcccaTTGGTCCCATGGTTCCGGGCGCCCCTTTTTTTGATTCGGGTGCTGGCATCGCCTCCGGTCCTGCGCAGCCCCCCATTGGTCCTTCTGCCGACCTTTTTCCTGCGGATCTGAACCTCAGTGAGCGCCAGATGCTCGCCAACATGCAGGCCACCGGGTCACTGCCGGCCGTTTTCCCCTCGCAGTCAGGGGGTGCCAATGCTGCCGATGGTGGCCTCCAGAGCCAACTGCCTCATGTCGACCAGCTTCAGCAAGACTCCGAGGGCTTCAAGGACAGGCTCCTCCAGTTTCAAGATCTCCGCTCTGAGCGTGATGCTGAAGAGGCGGCCGCCACTGCCACTGCCCAGGCCCGCAAGGTCATCGACGAGGTTGTCAAGCAAGAAGAGCCAGCGCCGGCTGATTCTGCCCCCGCTCCCATTTCAGCTCCCGTGCccgctcctgctgctcccgaGACTCTCGTAGCGGCCCCCGAGCCCGCTGTCGCCAGGAAGGCTGCTGCCCCAGCCCAGTCTGAACTGTCTCTGACCGAGAAGGTGCGTAAGACGCAGGCCGATAACGCCAAGTCGGCGCAGAAGCCTTCTGCTTCTGGCCTTCCAAtgcccttcccccccccgCAAAACGCCCCTCTGCCTGCTCCCACGGCGCAGCGTCCTGCTTCCAACCTCCCTAGTCAGTATGGCGATCGGTCCGCCTCTGGAACTCCTGACACGTCTTCTGAGGGTGCCCCTCttgcccctccccctacCGCTCCCTGGGCTCCTCAGCCTGGTGCTGAGGCTCACAAGGGCCCAAGTCTGAAGGAAATTcaggaggccgaggccaagaaggctgccaagaaggaggaggccgcaGCCGCCGCTAGACGCGCGGCACTTGAGCAAGAGACGGCAGCTCTTCTGGCGCGTGAGaaggcggctgctgctgccagtATCGGTCTTCCTGCCACTAGTACCTGGGGTACCGGCTCGCCAGTCAGCGCGGCCAGTGGCAGCCCCTGGAAGCAACCCACGGTCGTCAAGACTCCCGTGTCTGCCAGCACTCCCTCCAAGAAGACTCTGGCCGACATTCAGcgtgaggaggagctgcgcaagcagaaggccaaggaggctgaTCGCCAGGCCAGCGCTGCTGCCGGTGCCGCTCTTGGCAAGCGTTATGCCGATCTTGCCAGCAAGACGTCGTCGCCCGCTGGTATTGCGCCCGCTGGCCCCGCGACACAAGCCATGactggaggtggatggtctACTGTGGGGGCTGgcggcaaggtcaaggttcCTACGGGTCCCGCTGCTCAGAACCGGTCTGCTAGCACCACCGGCATCAAGCCCTCGGCCACACCGGTTGCGCCCAAGGCCACACCCAAGCCTGCCCAGACATCGCTCAAAGATGCCAGAAACCTTGCCCTTGACGAGTTCAAGAACTGGGTCCGCCGTGAGCTGACGCGTGGTGCTATCAAGGAGG CCGACGGCCTCACTAATACTTTGTTGGAAATGCCGCTTGATCAGCCCGATATTATCTCGGACGTTGTGTACAGTTGCGAGTACACTCTGAACGGCAAGGACTTTGCCATGGAGTTTGTGCGCCGCAAGAAGCTGGCGGACAAGGGCATCATCGAGAAGGACTCGACGGTGGCGTCGATGCCCAGCGATGCCAAGATGGTCAGCAACAACGGCTGGAGCGAagtggccaagaagggcagcagcagtgcgCAGGCTacaaaggaggaggcggcggtgccTGGCTTCCGTGTGGTccccagcaagaagaagggcaagaaatAG
- a CDS encoding hypothetical protein (EggNog:ENOG503NXHY; COG:Q): MSAIMVSYDHTSYPCVRIHTPLSRRGTGPGLIIVSGDDYEVHDDRVSQTLDPHPTKKWAEEGYAVAEVGVGLVQREQHDRVDRVLELKNQLTEAVDKLRATPECQGEEIGLIAFHHEHISRHLLDAVKEFPQIKAVIFYGWSPSEASHVPVLAHLAGNTRPSRHVPGVTIYTYPSAKDHLFALPSHASFLASAVSVSHTRCLSFLKPKTKGPYFDLEAIWDEHTRFEFEDRSVEETMKTMVDEPYVNHVPTLTGGIGRAALTRFYRDHFIFSNPDDAKLELVSRTVGIDRVVDEFLFQCTHTRTIDWLIPGIPPTGRKLSVPMTSIVNIRGDKLYHEHIAWDQGTVLRQLGLLPEYLPFPGTQLEYRVPVAGIETSSKMVDENSCASNEMLDYQVREVREVGE, from the exons ATGTCAGCCATCATGGTGAGCTACGACCACACAAGCTATCCGTGCGTCAGGATACATACCCCGCTTTCTCGGCGGGGAACTGGGCCTGGCCTCATCATTGTCTCTGGCGACGACTATGAGGTGCACGACGACCGCGTTAGCCAAACACTGGATCCGCACCCGACCAAGAAATGGGCAGAAGAGGGATATGCGGTGGCCGAGGTGGGGGTAGGTCTGGTCCAGAGGGAGCAACACGATCGCGTCGACAGAGTGCTTGAGCTCAAGAACCAGCTCACCGAGGCTGTTGATAAACTGAGGGCGACGCCAGAATGCCAGGGCGAAGAAATTGGCTTGATTG CATTTCACCACGAGCACATCTCCCGGCATCTCCTCGATGCTGTCAAGGAATTTCCTCAGATCAAGGCAGTCATCTTTTATGGCTGGTCACCAAGCGAAGCATCGCACGTCCCGGTTCTTGCCCACCTGGCTGGGAACACTCGTCCCAGCAGACATGTTCCGGGGGTGACCATCTACACCTACCCGTCTGCCAAAGACCACCTCTTTGCTCTGCCAAGTCATGCATCATTTTTGGCGAGCGCCGTCTCCGTCTCCCACACTCGCTGCTTGTCTTTTCTCAAGCCCAAAACGAAGGGCCCATACTTTGACCTGGAAGCTATATGGGACGAGCACACGCGGTTCGAGTTTGAAGACCGCAGTGTGGAGGAAACAATGAAGACGATGGTGGATGAGCCCTATGTGAACCATGTGCCCACCTTGACGGGTGGCATCGGGCGAGCAGCCCTGACGAGGTTTTACCGGGACCACTTCATCTTCAGCAACCCCGACGACGCCAAACTCGAGCTGGTGAGCCGCACCGTGGGCATTGACCGGGTGGTGGACGAGTTTCTGTTTCAGTGCACTCACACCAGAACCATTGACTGGCT GATCCCTGGAATTCCCCCTACCGGAAGGAAGCTGAGTGTGCCCATGACCAGCATTGTCAACATTCGCGGCGATAAGCTCTACCACGAACACATTGCTTGGGACCAGGGAACGGTTCTTCGACAGCTCGGGCTGCTCCCAGAATATCTGCCATTCCCAGGGACCCAGTTGGAGTACCGTGTGCCGGTGGCCGGTATAGAGACGTCGAGCAagatggtggatgagaaCTCGTGTGCTTCGAATGAGATGTTGGACTAtcaggtgagggaggtgagggaggtgggggagtaA
- a CDS encoding hypothetical protein (EggNog:ENOG503NVYR; COG:F), which translates to MSASHTPTAEPTVTFASGRDTVNDPPDVRILHYNDVYHLDSSSAEPAGGVSRFMTVVKEYRSPPQPNNNLPDLVPLFSGDVFNPSLESSITKGSHMVPILNNIGTLATCVGNHDLDFGVRQFRHLSSKCRFPWLLANVLDPALGEGVPLGNAKKTHMITTSNGIKIGLIGLGEREWLDTINSLPPDIVYRSASEVAQELVPELKEQGADVIIALTHQREPNDNKLARNLGGGMIDLILGGHDHFYAHSYINGTHVLRSGADFKQLSYIELRRNQDLEGTAKKWDVDIIRRDIVRAIKKDQETENLVEGLTAKLKKSLEKPIGWTAEPLDARFTTVRTRESNIGNWVCDIMRGHYGADCALMAAGTIRGDQIYSPGPVRVKDVTDCFPFEDPVVVIKAAGRNIWDALENGVSLYPALEGRFPQVSNIKFRFDPSLPVGERVLWVEIGGQPLDKEKVYVMATRGYMARGKDGYKALLIQSEGGDCEEVVSEENGILISAMLRQYFMALTVMNKWARWGPSLARHWDKVVQETSSSCPTLPASPTETRQPGDRRKHGNTTTNSHKGWDYFTPAKLRERRSSVSPLVGHAEDDSSDEESPDEDVHRTEVRDTDRELRVMRKFFRKWCRIAGVDDGKDCVEGLKDSEGEVSWTRAIRPKLEGRIVMVASQA; encoded by the exons ATGAGTGCATCTCACACCCCCACCGCCGAACCAACCGTCACCTTTGCCTCGGGCCGTGACACGGTCAACGACCCCCCCGACGTCCGCATTCTCCACTACAACGATGTCTACCACCTcgactcctcctcggccgaaCCCGCCGGAGGCGTCTCCCGCTTCATGACAGTAGTAAAAGAATACCGCTCCCCGCCccagcccaacaacaacctccccgacctcgTCCCCCTGTTCTCGGGGGACgtcttcaacccctcccttgAATCTTCCATCACCAAAGGCTCCCACATGGTCCCTATCCTGAACAACATcggcaccctcgccacctGCGTGGGGAACCACGACCTGGATTTTGGGGTCAGGCAGTTTCGCCATCTATCTTCCAAGTGCCGCTTCCCCTGGCTCCTCGCCAACGTCCTTGATCCTGCTTTGGGCGAAGGGGTCCCACTGGGTAACGCGAAGAAGACCCACATGATCACCACGTCAAACGGGATCAAGATTGGGCTGATCGGTCTCGGGGAAAGGGAGTGGTTGGACACGATCAACTCCCTTCCGCCTGATATCGTTTACCGGTCGGCCAGTGAGGTGGCGCAGGAGCTGGTGCCGGAGCTGAAGGAGCAAGGCGCTGACGTGATTATCGCGCTCACTCATCAAAGAGAGCCAAACGACAACAAGCTTGCGAGGAATCTGGGAGGGGGCATGATTGACCTTATTCTGGGCGGGCACGACCACTTTTATGCGCATAGTTACATCAACGGGACCCATGTGCTGAGATCAGGGGCGGATTTTAAACAGCTGAGTTATATCGAGCTGAGGCGGAATCAGGACCTGGAAGGGACGGCCAAGAAGTGGGACGTGGATATTATTCGGAGGGACATTGTACGAGCGATCAAGAAGGATCAGGAGACGGAGAATCTGGTCGAGGGCTTGACGGCGAAGCTTAAGAAGAGTCTGGAGAAGCCGATTGGGTGGACGGCGGAGCCGTTGGATGCGCGGTTTACGACTGTGAGGACGAGAGAGTCGAACATTGGGAATTGGGTTTGTGATATCATGAGGGGGCATTACGGGGCGGACTGTGCgctgatggcggcggggacGATAAGGGGGGATCAAATCTACTCGCCGGGCCCGGTTAGGGTGAAGGATGTGACGGACTGTTTCCCGTTTGAGGatccggtggtggtgatcaaggcggcggggaggaatATCTGGGACGCGCTGGAGAACGGGGTGAGTTTGTACCCGgcgctggaggggaggtttcCGCAGGTGTCGAATATCAAGTTCAGGTTTGACCCTTCGCTGccggtgggggagagggtgttgtggGTGGAGATTGGCGGTCAGCCGCTGGATAAGGAGAAGGTCTATGTCATGGCTACTAGAGGGTATATGGCCAGAGGAAAGGATGGCTACAAAGCCTTGCTGATCCAATCCGAAGGTGGTGAttgcgaggaggttgtttCGGAAGAGAACGGCATCTTGATCTCAGCGATGCTGAGGCAGTATTTTATGGCGCTGACTGTCATGAACAAGTGGGCCAGATGGGGTCCATCATTGGCAAGACATTG GGACAAGGTGGTACAAGAGACTTCCTCCAGCTGTCCCACTTTGCCAGCGTCACCAACCGAGACCCGCCAGCCAGGAGACAGGAGAAAACacggcaacaccaccaccaactcgcACAAGGGATGGGACTATTTCACACCTGCCAAACTCCGAGAAAGGAGATCAAGCGTCAGCCCCTTGGTTGGTCACGCAGAAGACGACTCGTCCGACGAAGAGTCACCGGATGAGGACGTACACCGGACCGAAGTCAGAGACACTGACAGGGAGCTGAGGGTGATGCGCAAGTTCTTTAGGAAGTGGTGTCGTATTGcgggtgttgatgatggcaaggaCTGCGTGGAGGGGCTCAAGGAcagcgagggtgaggttAGCTGGACACGGGCGATTAGACCCAAGCTCGAGGGGAGGATTGTGATGGTCGCTTCTCAAGCTTAG
- a CDS encoding hypothetical protein (COG:S; EggNog:ENOG503P1QK): MRLPPPEVRASWPPANYENPETRGPALLIIQLIMLPIALIVLLLRFYVRISIMGKVESDDWFMVAAALCGTGVTVCVILASSLYGWSLHIWDLKYETIVSNRKVSMAVQALFVFATSFAKVSILISYLRLAPQGSWFRKLTQGTIAFVALFNSAFIVVLFTQCRPTSSYWNIIFSKSDCVPEGPPLITQASLTVLSDFLVWILPLPTLYKARLPLSQRIALIVLFSFGGVVVIGAILRLYWIWHVVERTYDVTWEGFHLWIWTAVEVHLGVICGCVPWLKSLVKFWKNGGSTAAGYSHNRAGSRSLGKMTAGSKKGKLNGEEEGADFRCDRGAVFRMVSVNGKKLDGDAYMDLDSYDGSSTAKLDVEAEQGPAARK, translated from the exons ATGAGATTACCACCACCCGAGGTCAGAGCCAGCTGGCCTCCAGCCAATTATGAGAATCCTGAGACGAGAGGTCCGGCTCTTCTGatcatccagctcatcatGCTTCCCATCGCCCTCATCGTTCTACTCCTCCGTTTCTACGTCCGTATCAGCATCATGGGCAAGGTCGAATCCGACGATTGGTTCATGGTAGCCGCCGCT CTGTGCGGAACGGGAGTAACAGTGTGCGTCATTCTGGCATCCTCCCTGTACGGCTGGAGCCTTCATATCTGGGATCTCAAGTATGAGACCATCGTATCCAACCGCAAGGTGTCCATGGCCGTGCAGGCTCTATTTGTCTTCGCGACCAGCTTTGCCAAGGTGTCTATCCTGATCAGCTACCTCCGTCTTGCGCCCCAAGGGTCGTGGTTCCGAAAGCTCACTC AGGGCACCATTGCGTTTGTCGCCCTGTTCAACTCggccttcatcgtcgtcctcttcacccaATGCCGGCCAACATCTTCCTACTGGAACATCATCTTCAGCAAGTCAGACTGCGTCCCCGAGGGCCCGCCGCTCATAACCCAGGCGTCCCTGACCGTGTTGTCCGATTTCTTGGTCTGGATTTTGCCACTGCCGACCTTGTACAAGGCCCGTCTCCCGCTCTCGCAACGCATCGCGCTCATCGTCCTATTCTCGTTTGGGGGCGTGGTTGTCATTGGGGCCATTTTGCGACTGTACTGGATCTGGCATGTGGTGGAAAGGACATACGACGTGACTTGGGAGGGGTTTCACCTCTGGATCTGGACGGCCGTCGAGGTGCATTTGGGAGTTATTTGCGGTTGTGTGCCATGGTTGAAGTCGCTGGTCAAGTTCTGGAAGAACGGGGgctcgacggcggcgggaTATTCCCATAACCGAGCCGGGAGTAGGAGTCTGGGCAAGATGACTGCGGGCAGCAAAAAGGGGAAGCTGAacggggaagaggagggtgccgATTTCAGGTGTGATCGGGGGGCTGTGTTTCGGATGGTGAGCGTCAatggcaagaagctggacgGCGATGCGTACATGGACCTGGACAGCTACGACGGCAGCAGTACCGCGAAGCTGGACGTCGAGGCAGAGCAAGGCCCAGCTGCCCGGAAGTAG